The Babylonia areolata isolate BAREFJ2019XMU chromosome 24, ASM4173473v1, whole genome shotgun sequence genomic interval ATTATCTCCCGTTCTCATATGGACATTATCTCCCATTCTCATCACATCAACATTACCTTCCATTCTCATGTCGCGAACATTATCTCACGTTCTCATGTCATCAACATTATCTCTACAGACTCCTCGCCCCGACCTGACCACGACGATGTGAGCAGCAGTCTCCACAGTCCAGCATCAAGCTGCCACAGCGAACTGACCAGGCACCTGTCCGCTGCCAGCCCAGAGCCCACTAACCATCACGTGGGGTCACGGGCAGGTGACTCGAAATCCATGAACACTGTGCTGTCTCACAGCTTTCCCTTGGCCTTCAGCTCCATCAGTCCCAGTTGTCGCTTCCCTGTGGCAAAGCTGGAAAcggtacgtatatatatatatatatatagagagagagagagagagagagagaatgttccaGTTGGAAGGAAAGAATAGTTACAataaacatgtatgtgtgcaccttTTCTGATAGCCGTCCTTGTGGTTAGTTTTCTGTTGgtataaagctttttttttttttttttttttggtttgttttgggtttgacTGCTGTCAGCCTGGTTTCTAATCATCCTGTCAAGACAAGTGTGACAGTATTGTGATGCTGAAGTGAACGAAAGCCTACCTGAAGAGGTCAAGGTTTTGGATTTCAGACGTTACAGAGCTTGGGGTTTGTCATCACGGCACAGAAACACACGGAGCTGCTGAAACACATTCCCATCGATTCCCAGGGCTTGACCAGTTTTGATGGTGAGTGGAATGATTCCTGCTTTGTTTCATGGAGGTAGAGGTgttgtttgagttttttttttcccttgttaattttttgtttgtatgtttagcCCCCTAAGCTGGATTGTAATTCATTACTGTGGGGGTtatttgtgtgtacatatgttgcACTCTGATGACAGATAATGTGATTGAATGGGTACTAGCTGTCTGTGGTGTTCACCAGtggttattatttattcatttttgataTTGATGttgcgcctatccttggtctgaGGCCCAGCTCAAAAGTGTTTTATGAGCACTGGGgttatttgcacagcaggctgcctttTAAACTCATTCATACACCTGACTACTGCTCAGACACTGTTGTACATATGGTTTACATACATCCAAGGCAGCAAATCCTAattagtgaatttttttttttttttttttttttttgtctgtacctTTGAAGTAAGTTTGAACAATTGGGTAAGGGAAACAACTTTTCACAAACTTCTGAGTGACTTTACTGACAAACTGTTTTATGCAAtttgagcctttttttttttttttttttgatgccgATTGTGGTATACTAGAACAGTAGCAGAAAGCATTGACATGTGCAGCATATTGTCAGTGATCTGTGTACTGTGTGAACCGTCaaatttttaatttgtttttgaatttttCTGAAAAAATACTGCTGATGTTGGACAGGCTTTAATCTTCACAGTGCTGAAAGGATTAATGTACTTTATTACTGGATGTACTTTGTATTATTGTTATGTATTTGTTAAACTCTTGTTTGGCTTTAAATCCAGAAATGATTAAGTGGAATGGCAGGTGCCTTCAGCGCTGCCGGATTTCATATGTTATTGAGGGAATTCCAGTATATCCTGGACCTGATGTGACTGCTTTGATTGGCTGGGCTGTTAGAAACaataaatgattagataaataattaaagaaataaataaatcacatttgGTGAGTACCGGTACATCTatgctgtttattttattttatttttttccagatTGAGCAGTAGGTGGAGGTTGAGTGTTTGTCACTGGGCTACAGATATGAAAGAGGGGTTAGCAAATTGTCATAAACACTGGGAAGACAAAAGAAGATGGCACtaactttatttttttcttcacagcCCAACGGGTAGTTCACACACATAGGTAGATGACAGAAAACATCACAGGCAAACCTCTGCAGTAAATCCCCTCACCCTCATTgcttttgcattaaaaaaaaaaaaaaaaaatctgtgttataaatgtgtgGACGAATCTgaccctttctttctctattaCTGCCTTcgtctctacactccatctcgctctccatGATCAGCTTCAGATCAAACACACTGCAGTTGGCCTCCACTCTTTCTTGTCTCAGGGTGAGAGCATTACAGAAAAAAGTTCTTTAGTTTGCTGagtcaaatctctgcactcagctctctcAAGCCTGGACTGAAGAGCTATTTCTATCAAAAACAGCTCTCCTCTCCTGTCCACCCTGTTTCTAATCTACTATAGTTTCCCAAGGTTTCTATTCATTTGTATTTTATAAAGTTTTGTCTGTCACGCTCCTGAATCAGAGTTATTCATGCAtatgaatggctggtgtgaaatTGCTTTGAAATATGCATATCTGACATGATGAAGTGCTATGTAAATgcctttgttattattattattattattattatttttattaatattatcatcaatgttattattttatttttattattgttctgttgtttttttgggggaatcAGATTTTGTGCAAGCGGTTCGGCAGGTGTTTCACGGAGAGCTGCAGACCAGAAGTAACAGTCAGCGTAGCACTCCCTTGCTGCCCTCCTCAGAGTCCCCAGTTTCTTTGTCGCCCTCACAGGTCTGTGCAgtggtgcgtggtgtgtttgttgtgcatgtgtgtgtgtgtgtgtgtgtgtgtgtgtgtgtgtgtagtgtgtgtgtgtgtgtgtgtgtttgtgtgtgtgtggtgtgtgtgtgtgtgtatgtgtgtggtgtgtgtgtgtgtgtgtgtgtgtgtgtacgcacatgtgTGCGCAAACGTTTGCCATTCACTTGTCTGTTAGTGTCTTGCAGCAAAGGAGTGTGTGTTAACTTAACATACATTTGTTCTTTCAGGTCAACGGACACTTTGATGGAGACAGTTTTCTGCAACAGGAAAATGAACAGCTGCGCAAAGAGATCGAGTCTTTGAAGGTAAGCAGTGAGCAGAGAAAGGTAGGGCCTTAGAACAGAGCTGTGGAATGAGATGCTGTAGAACAAATGgtgtatttaattacacataccgTAAAATTCATCATATAAGCTGCGACTTTTtcctccagcttcaacctctgcggcttatacaatgatgtggcttatttgaggattttaacgatcccgggagtgtcacgttcttgtctattcttagttgcccttcaactcaccaaaatcatggtTTCTGTCCATGAagttttggatgagcttcaggatagtgcttgcttttctttctgttgttcccgcttgtgtttatttcataacctacagtattgacagcttttctgtagtatcagtatgtgttccagtaccggaaataagtgcggctcataagccagtgcggcttatgtatgtataaagttcaattttttccagaatttagtgggtgcggcttatatactgGTGCGCTCAATAggccgaactttacggtacttaaccgtgacccactagtgcagactctggcaggggtctgattcctgtcctgtgcaaactactacccgcctatgcggagaaaacgaaagtagctatggctgataacctcccgaagttggttacctcccctttacatccctgactagcgccctctttttccggcagccatcttgactcctgctcctgtgctctgctaagttttttttgcattttctgtctgtctgtcaattctttggcgctctctttttgtgtctgatgatgaatcacaacaggtcacaaaaTATTTTAATGGTCGAATGGCCCCAGAGGGTAACAGTCACAGTGACTGTTGTTTTATCTTCATACGCCTCGGTTCTGAACCACCCAGATGAAGGGTATAAAAAaaggtttgactgcctgggttctttcaaaacaggatacaaaaaaacaagaggaaaaaattatgaacccacttgggagaggagaagttgtgtactttgacttgtagagtcttcaaagcaactgaagatagcagcagtcacaagtgcagtttcaCCCAGATGAAGGTCCAACATTGCTGAAACTTGGGTTCAGTACAGTGTTGTTAAAACTGGTTTCTACCATTGTCTGTTTTTGAATGAAACTTTGGTTCAGAACAGTAAAAACTGGTTTTGTACCAGTGTTTGGTctgattttttgtatgtgtgtgtgtgtgagtgtgttcgttaAGAGAAGAAATTGATTTGTGAGTAAAGTTTAGAGagtatttttttttggtttttacatTTGAAGCAcagagtgtatgtgtatctgttgaTTCTGACTGTTTGTCTTTCAGGAGCAGCTGAAGGAACAGAGGATGTTGTGTCAGAAAGCTGAAGAGCATTTGCTGactttaagaaaggtgatatgtctgctttgtgtgtgtgtgtgtgtgtgtgtgtgtgtgtgtgtgtgtgtgtgttttatgcattTGAGGAGCAGGGATTAGgggatacatgtgtacatatgtgcatgcacatgtgtctgtaggtttgtgtgttgtgtatcacacacactcatacacttgcacacacaaatattcacttATGCATGTTAAATGTAGGCACACACCTAGCAGGGTTCATTTTGGGGTCACAGCCTTAAACCATTATGATACTGTCTCAGGATAACAACCAGCACTAGGGTCACTTGTGTTGCTATATTTCATTGAGTCATTGCTTATTTCCCTTGGATCAAGTTTGGTGCAGTCATCTGAGACTTTTGGAGCATTGTTCCATCACAAGCAGTTTTTGGTCATTTGTCAAATCTGCTGTCACAGCCAGTAGATCCAAGGAACCCACAACAGCAGACATGGAACTGAAAGGTGCCTGTTTGGAACAAAGGAAATAGTGTAACAGTTCAGTGGTATCACATATATGCACATTCGCActtacatgtacatgcacacacacatgcatgcacaagcgtgcacacacacttttacacctCTGTTAATGTAATTGGTAAATTATGGATTGttgaaataaacaacaatgaCCCATTGAACTTTGAACTGACCCATGTGAATTCAGACAGATCAGTCAATCAAACCATGCTGCTTTCACTTCAAGATGGTCGCTGCATACACTACAAACATTCATACATGTTCATATCTACATATGCACGCCCACACATAGAGATAATATCACATGCATTTTGTGCAGGAGTCCCAAACTTCCATAGAAGAGAGTCGATCTCTGCGGACCAAACTTTGCCTGGCAGAGCAGTCCCAGGAGGCAGCGCGGAAAACAGAGCAGGACTATGAACAAGTCATGAGCATGCTGGAAAATGAAATTGCTCACCTGCGTCTGCTTTTATCCAAATCTGTAAgtgccacttgtgtgtgtgtgtgtgtgtgtgtttatatgcatttgtgtgtgtgtgtgtgtgtgtgtgtgtgtgtgtgtgtgtgtgaggtgtgtatacatgtctgtgtgtctgcatgtgtgtatatgcgtgcacgCACATGTTCACATGCGTCTGAgtgtttggtgcgtgtgtgtttgcgtattttCTTTCGATTTCTCATGTCTTTCATTCATGCCGTTCGCAGGACAATGTGATGAGTCAGAGACGGCTGGCTGTGGCAGCGTGCCAGCTGAAGAaagcagagacagggaagaaaactCTGGAAGTGGCGGCCAACAAACTGCTGGCCCATGTACAGGTATTTAAAtgttgttttaattacacatacttaaccgtgacccactaaaaTGTCGTTTTCCAGTTGATCTTCTCTTTTCATATCAGTTTCATATGCTGTATATTTGTTTAGCATCAaagttcaatcttttttttcttcattttttttgtttttgtttgtcactgtcattggAAATCGGTTTAGAAGTggaaatgaggaaagaaaaaatggaTTCCAAGCTGGATGGTCAGCATGTACAGTGTTCTTTGTTGTACATGAGCTGTTTATTGCAGCTAATAGGGCCAAAGCAGTTATTCCATTATTGGATTTATTGAAAAatgagtttgttttgtgttttgtgtccttGACATATTTGGTTACAACTGACTGGTAAATTACTTTTTGTTCAGATTGCCATCTTGGTTATAGTGATTTTGGACATCTGGTCAAGCTTTATTTTTGTCGTTGAGATAAAGTGATTAGTTGCCTGTTAAGGATGGTTACCCATTCATTTGTCTgaaatagtgaaaaaaaaaaaaagactgagtgagagatagaaaaaCAATGATAGAGAAACAATGTTTTCGGACATACACTCTCACAAAAATGTCCTTATTAGAATCTGTGCTTCCGTCATCAtttccccacactgacacacagactgtaAATACTGTGGGGAAACAGAAAGCCAGAGTTCCACAGAGAATGAAGTTAAATCTGGTGTTCCGGTGCTTTGCTTGCAGCATGTTCAAGATGTTCTGTCAGCAGACGCGTCTGTCTCGAGGTATGTGGTGGAACATGAAGCTtcctggtgtgtctgtctgtgtttgtgaatgcttAAACGTGCTTGCGAATAAtctgatgaaataaaataacattaatTTCAGACACACTCATGCACTGACATTTTATGGAACATTTACACTCATGCACTTAAATGCATTCattcacagacagtcacacatgtgtgtgcaaacagatgcgtgtgtgagtgtgtgtatgttggtgtgtgtgtgtgtgtgtgtgtgtgtgtgtgagagagaagagagagagagagagagagagagagagagaatgaatgaaaatgagaatgtgaatattttattcagattaagccATTGCATCTGGAGGGGGAATTAAATACTTGTAAATGAATAGTTATAGTGCaagatcaacacagagagagagagagagagagagagagagagagagagagagagagaagaaataccaCTGTCTCAAATattagttgatattgtttgtGTAAAATACAGACAGTAGTAACTGCTGTTAGctgcttttccttttttatgcTGCTGTCTTCTTGTCGGCATCATGTtccatatgtttttgtttgtagtATATTTGTAATGAAATCAAAACaagcagaaaagacaaaaaaagaaaaaaagactgaattgcaagatagagagagagaacactgaacactgaacactgaacactttaatgtcaatagctttacagccctaatgacatgggggttcataatacaaataacaacatgcatcaatagtaataatattgatgaaaaccaaaaccaaaacgaaatcaatcaatctgtgcaacaaagtgcagttcgaccatccattcaaagtaatggcatgtagtgagaaataaaaacaaaaacatatataaatgtataacataatattttccatatgagagtgacaacacagatttcacttttcacaatgagcaacacctgatactattttattattgttgagttttttttcgtcgcatgttattcgcttctgcaatatattttgcaagtgactgtagtgaagtttcctgatttaaattaagcactccaaaaatatcttcatactttgctgaatttgttttaaatacaacacatttttctcgaatatcgtcataagctttacaactaaacaaaaaatgtaactcatcctcccttgaatgcccgcacatcggacaaggggagagtaacgagggctcagtctgaaaccgatagagagagagagtgagtgagagagagagtgagaaatagcAATTTAGAAATAGTGTTTTCAGACATGAAATACGTTTCTATTTTAAACAGTTTGTGCCCGTATACCATTTCCTCCACAGAGTAACAcagcctgctgtgtgtgtgtgtgtggtgtgtgtgtgtgtgtgtgtgtgtgtgtgtgtgtgtgtgtgggcgttgtgtgtgtgtgtgtgtgtgcaggtcagcAGCAGACCCTGACCcgggggacaagaagaagaagaaacagaaaaccgTGCAGACACTTTTGACAGAAGGCCAAGACGTCATTCGAACCACGCAAACACTGCTGGAACAAGTCCGTAAGTACGCACGGTCTGAGACCTGCAGTCATCAAAGACAGTGTTCTGAGTTTTCTGTCTTATTACAGTGAAAATAGCTGGCATGCCCTGATAAGAGGTGTAGTGAGAACGTTCAAAGGAGATTGCCCTCAGCACCTTGCAGCTGCTAGGGATCGGCAGCACCGAACTGCATCTGACCCTGCCTGACTTGTTGGCGTTCCATGGCCCACCGGCTACCATTCTTGTGCTCAGGTCTTTGGGTTATGAAGCCACATGAGTGTCCACCGATGATGCCTGCTGATGATGGAGCAATGCATAGTCATCTTTGGTTTCCAAGACACAACTTTGAAAGACATATGCATTCCGCCCATCTATTTACATGTGTGCGTATTTGCGTCATCCATACGACATTGATAGACATGCACCCAGTCATTCACCGGTGTGCACATAAATGTAGAGACATGAAGATGCATGCAGGATACATTCTcagttgtacacacacatgcacgcatgcatacgcacgcacgcacgcatgcacaggcaCCACGCACTCGCTCGTTATTCATCTGCATATTGGTAATACTGTCCTGTGTATTGTTTCAGCTTTGCCGTTTGGATGGGAAGAGAACTATACTGCAGATGGTGTGAGGTACTATATCAAGTAAGTGATGGCAGCATATTCTGTCTATACATTTGAAAGGATTTATAGATCTCATTTTGTTGtcttaaaaagggaaattaatggTAATAttaatatgaattaaaaaaatagaaaggaaCGAAAACTTTATTTAAGAAAGCCCACATGCaagtggatgtgcgtgtgtgcgtgcgtgtgcgcgtgcacacacacacacacacacacacactcactcactcactctctcacattgtttttctccctctccctctttctctcaccctcactctctcaacTGTGTATGTTTATCCTCTTATTTTCACTTTTCTCAAAAGCCAGTTATTTATTTAGCTAGTCAGACAATCAGTCCTTTACCTTCCAGTCTTTTAGTCATTTAGccagccattcagacagccagtcGTTGAATCTTCCAgtctttcagtcagtcaatcattcagCCAGTCTCTAAGTCAGAGAATCAGTCCTTGAATTTCCCAGTCCTTAAATCAATCATTTAGCCAGTTACTCAGTCAGAGAATCAGTCCCTGAATTTCCCAGTCCTTAAAATCAGTCATTTATCCAGTTCCTCAGAGAATCAGTCCCTGAATTTCCCAGTCCTTAAATCAATCATGTAGCCAGTTACTCAGTCAGATAGTCAGTCCTCCTTCCAGCTTTCAATCAGTCATTcagccagtcaatcagtcagacatgtAGTCCTAAAGATCTTCCCGTCTTTCAACTCAATTGATGATTCAGTTTATCATTGAATTATCATCACACTTGGAACCACTCATTCAGACAATCAGCCCTTTATCTTCCCGTCTTTCAATCATTTATAAttcagccaatcagtcagtcagacagttctTTGTCTTCCAGTCTTTCAATCATTCAGCGAATCGCACATTAAGACaatcaggcctttttttttttcagtctttcaatcaatcattcaaccaaccaatcaatcagtaagTCAGTTATTTTTCTTCCAGTCTTTCAATTATTTAGCTAGCCATTCATTCAGACAATCAGTCCTTTACCTTCCGGTCTTTCAGTCAATCGATCATTCAGCCAGTCATTCAGTCAttagatcagtcagtcagtcagtccttcaATCTTCAAGTCTTTCAGCAGGTTGATCTTTCAGTCTGTCATTCAGCCAGAATCAATCGGTCAGTTGTCTCCCTTTCAGCCACCTGAACCAAACTACTTCCTGGAACCACCCGTCATCCACCATGGAACACCAGTCTGTTGCCATGACAGCGGGGGGAGGGGCAGACCGTCAACCACCACCAGCTGTCGACATGGCGCCGAAATCAGACAAGGCTGCTGCTTCTTAAACACTGGCTGTGTGAGAATCTTGGGCTGTTGAGGGATGgattgtgtgtggcggggagagggggggggggggggggggggggggggctcttgttTCCTGATCTTGGTTAAGTGCTTggtgagtggtttttttttgtttttttttgtgggctgTTGAAACGGTTGCTGCATATATCATAGGGTGGGTAGAGACGGGAGAATTTAAAAGAACATGGTCAATGGTAGTCTAGTTTTAATAATGTAcgaatgtatttgtgtatgtatgtatttaaccTTCCAGTGTCATTGTTGTGTAACAGTGTGGGTCATGGTCAATGATGCATTTTGCTTTTGCAAACACCTCAAGCGATTTACCATAATGACTGATTGCTTTTTAaacattaagtaattttcttatTGTGAGTGGAAGAGAAAGCCATTGATAGTTTTAGAATTTCAGTAATATGCCTAGTAGTGTTTAAATCCCTTTTCTCATATATTTATTTTTAGAAATGGTGAGTaggttacataaaaaaaaaaaattaagagaacAATTGTAaaaattcagctggcacacagaaATGTTGCATTCCTGAAGAGCTGATGGCGATTCAGTGCAAAAATGGTTGAGTGGCGTTCTAGTTTTATGTTGATTATTTTGTTATGATTTAATATTACtcatcttttttgggggggtttctttctttcagctTACATGTAGGGAAGTGGAACAGTTCAGTTTTAATCATTCTTTGCACTAACTGGGCTGACGTATTGTGTCTATGAGGAAGCTGAAAACATTTATCATTTTTCTCAGGAGTGTCAAAGACGTGAAAGTAACGGGGCCAGgctaaaaaaaatgtaaatacctatgtatttatttaaaaaaatcatgggTGACATAACGAATATATATTAAGATATATTTTTCGGTTGATGTTACCCATGGTAGCATTTCTGGGTGagacagttaactctctccatacgaacggcgaaagagacgacgttaacagcgtttcaccccaattaccaccatcaaaatattgcaagaggaaggctcttgttctgaagaggtgaatgttgacaaagaataccacaattctgacgacggaagctaaaggttgggtcattcagacacccactggacatccgaggggtctgtgtagaggagaagagaggattggccgtactgagtgagttaaagggagacagacaggtgccTTTTGCTTTAAAAAATATGATGGATTGCTTCCCTTGAGTTCTTTGccctatttaaaaaacaaaaacataaaaattgtcatatttttattttttttcatattttttccccCTGGCCATGGTTGATGAAAGGAAAGCTTTCAAGAATGTTTTTTGCTTTTACTGTATGAACTGATCTGCCACTCCCATCAGATTGTACCATCCCCAGTTTTTGTGAATCAGCGTGTTAAATATGGCTACTGGGAGTATTATCAATATGTGTGTACTTCTAGATATCTCgtacttgttttccttttttcttggaCATTTCTGTATGATTTTGCTCTCATAATTTTATCATTATCGATAATAATATTGTCAGTTTTCAATATTTAGTGAACAGAACTGAATTGCTATTTTTTCTTAAAACATGAATTGTGCCAGTAACcattgtacactttttttttgcattgaaaTCTTTAAAGTAAATGTTTGGcagtatttgaaaaaaatatgGCCATTGATAGATTTTCCTTGGCTTTGTTTAGTTTATCATGGTTTCTCATATACTTTAGTTAATAAATGAATGTCTTAGTGCTTATTGGTTTCAATTAGAACTATAAAGCATTAAAACAGCACTAACTGCTATCTCTTTCTAAGTTCATGAAGCAGCAAACATTTTTACAGTTTCAAAGAAAAGCCAAAAAAAGGAAAGTTTAGTCTGTCTGATGACAAAGAGACAATCAAAcaactgctttgaaaaaaaaggcCAGAGGTGAGAGCTCACATATATTTGTATATTAATATTTTATGCTGTTGTGGATATtgtgtttatcatctcatttgtaTCCCTTCCCGAACCCCGATTCTCCCCCTTCCTTATCTCCAAACCCTTGGTCAGTCTATCCTTTGCCTTACAGCTGTCTTCACTTTGTTTTTCCCTGCTactttgggtttgggtttgttgaACTGGTTTTTGTCAGCCAGGTCTTGGGCCTGTTTCTGTAGTCCTTGTGTTCCATTGGATGTCTCTCTTCATGACAGTTTGTATTCTGACGTGATTGTAAAATTGATGAAATGGCTGACCCAGTGCAATAAAAATCTTGACTTAAAATTTTGAAATCTCTGACGTGAAGATTTCTTACTTGTGATCAATAACATTCAGTATTTTTGTCAGAAAAAAACGTGGATATCAAACAGGTACCATTTTGAGTtctgtgttttaaaaaaatgtggatattgtgtGGTGGATTATCAATACTTTATTGATATGTAATCTCTTCCCCCACGTTCTGTTGATTTTGCTGCATAATAAGATCTGCAGAttgctaaaaagaaaaagaataaacaaaaagaatcctctttttttttcaccattctTTCAGTTTGTCCCTTTCATATTTGCTTAATGAATGTAGTGTTTGCCATTTGTTTATCAGGTCTCTTTGAATCAGACTTTGTTATGGACATTACAATTCCACCGAACTCTGTTCTTGTACATACATATGCTTTTTTATGATCCAGCTGATGTAACTTATTTTGGATAGAAATGCATCCGTCTTCTGTATATTTTTGTACGTGTGCACTGTGGGAGAAGGGATGCATGGTGAAATTACTGTTTCCTTTGGCAAGACGGCTGACCGTTTTCCCTCCAGTGAGATCCTTTACTTGTGATGTGAGTGCAACAACACTTTGATGTAAGCTACTGGGACTGATG includes:
- the LOC143298966 gene encoding syntaxin-binding protein 4-like, with product MSVILTVTDTQTEEAPDTAVQLNGCQDQEEEDDEDNVREAELVVFDNTTQGLGLKICGGSSVDGAQNDGIFIKRVLPGGLAHIQGGLEEGDLILDVNGQNMEGVTYDRALSILRQASASNHVEMVITRDEEASEAFQELICRIAETTRMNIQKQESYPLKPAINGEHVMNADTLEEFQSHMEDFYKHTVGLRSDRPNVENGVGIGPEKILEDSSPRPDHDDVSSSLHSPASSCHSELTRHLSAASPEPTNHHVGSRAGDSKSMNTVLSHSFPLAFSSISPSCRFPVAKLETTLQSLGFVITAQKHTELLKHIPIDSQGLTSFDDFVQAVRQVFHGELQTRSNSQRSTPLLPSSESPVSLSPSQVNGHFDGDSFLQQENEQLRKEIESLKEQLKEQRMLCQKAEEHLLTLRKESQTSIEESRSLRTKLCLAEQSQEAARKTEQDYEQVMSMLENEIAHLRLLLSKSDNVMSQRRLAVAACQLKKAETGKKTLEVAANKLLAHVQHVQDVLSADASVSRSAADPDPGDKKKKKQKTVQTLLTEGQDVIRTTQTLLEQVPLPFGWEENYTADGVRYYINHLNQTTSWNHPSSTMEHQSVAMTAGGGADRQPPPAVDMAPKSDKAAAS